The following are from one region of the Etheostoma spectabile isolate EspeVRDwgs_2016 chromosome 2, UIUC_Espe_1.0, whole genome shotgun sequence genome:
- the LOC116701906 gene encoding olfactory receptor 4C12-like: FHQNLHEPMYIFIAALSVNSVLYSTNIYPKLLIDFLSEKQIXXXXXXXXXXXXXXXXXXXXXXXXXXXXXXXXVSICKPLQYHTIMTKTTVSMFLFFAWFVSACHVLVQTIFSYEAKLCDLTXXXXFCNNSIYKLQCVTSRVITVFGIVILFDLSILPMLFIVFTYTRIFIITYERAREVEKRAAQTCLPHLLVLISFSILSIYDITIARVESNFPKIARLIMTLQIILYHPLFNPLIYGLKMKEISKHLKRLYAKKGTTERWKTESFGGTPDSEGGARGGPVSCEGEATQAAKVDLLAANAKANTHVGSVLRRQYPYGGRARTWIPQVVAAKVSLAKGVARQRSDGGRQVNVQLAEGRGDGSQEPWVSKQGGQ; this comes from the exons TTTCACCAAAACCTCCATGAGCCTATGTACATTTTCATTGCAGCTTTGTCAGTGAACTCTGTTCTCTACAGCACTAATATCTACCCAAAGCTTTTGATTGACTTTTTATCTGAAAAACAGATC NNNNNNNNNNNNNNNNNNNNNNNNNNNNNNNNNNNNNNNNNNNNNNNNNNNNNNNNNNNNNNNNNNNNNNNNNNNNNNNNNNNNNNNNNNNNNNNTGTGTCTATATGTAAACCTCTGCAATATCACACTATCATGACAAAAACCACAGTCAGTATGTTCCTGTTCTTTGCTTGGTTTGTGTCTGCTTGTCATGTTTTAGTCCAAACAATATTTAGTTATGAAGCAAAACTGTGTGACTTAACTCNNNNNNNNNNATTTTGTAACAATTCAATTTACAAACTTCAATGTGTAACGTCAAGAGTAATTACTGTATTTggtattgttattttatttgatcTCTCAATTCTGCCCatgcttttcatagtttttac ATACACCAGGATATTTATAATAACCTACGAAAGAGCTAGAGAAGTCGAGAAAAGAGCTGCACAGACCTGTTTACCCCACCTGTTGGTTTTAATCAGTTTCTCCATTTTGAGTATTTATGATATCACTATAGCTCGAGTAGAATCCAATTTCCCTAAAATTGCACGCTTAATAATGACATTACAAATAATTCTGTATCATCCTTTGTTCAACCCACTCATATACGGgctcaaaatgaaagaaatttcTAAACACCTCAAAAGATT ATATGCGAAGAAGGGGACGACAGAGCGGTGGAAGACAGAATCCTTCGGCGGTACACCGGACAGCGAGGGGGGGGCTCGAGGCGGGCCAGTCAGTTGCGAGGGCGAAGCTACTCAGGCGGCAAAGGTGGACCTTCTGGCGGCCAATGCAAAGGCAAATACTCACGTTGGCAGCGTGCTGCGGAGGCAATATCCCTATGGCGGCCGAGCACGAACGTGGATTCCTCAGGTGGTGGCGGCGAAAGTGAGCCTCGCCAAGGGGGTGGCACGCCAACGGTCAGATGGGGGAAGACAAGTGAACGTTCAGCTGGCTGAAGGAAGAGGCGATGGGTCGCAGGAACCCTGGGTCAGCAAACAAGGTGGACAATAA
- the LOC116701914 gene encoding olfactory receptor 52A5 → MEREMNVTYVTLGGHVEVDKYRYVYFLIMFTAYILIICSNSIIVYLIWFHQNLHEPMYIFIAALLVNSVLYSTNIYPKLLVDFLSEKQIISYSACLFQCFLYYSLNSSEFLLLAAMSYDRYVSICKPLQYHTIMRKTTVRIFLGVAWFAPACQIAVTVSIGALAKLCNFTLKGIFCNNLIYKLHCVSSIGLTVYGLSIFFNVTILPLAFIIFSYTKIFIVLYHSCREVRMKAAQTCIPHLLVLISFSFLFTYDIVIVKLEIEFPKTTHLIMTLQVILYHPLLNPIIYGLKMKEINKHIKRLFCLNKLKKCINI, encoded by the coding sequence ATGGAGAGGGAAATGAATGTAACATATGTAACTCTTGGTGGGCATGTTGAAGTAGACAAATAcagatatgtttattttttgatcATGTTCACAGCATATATTCTAATAATCTGCAGTAATTCTATTATTGTGTACCTTATCTGGTTCCACCAAAACCTCCATGAGCCTATGTACATTTTCATTGCAGCGTTGTTAGTGAACTCTGTTCTCTACAGCACTAATATCTACCCAAAGCTTTTGGTTGACTTTTTATCTGAAAAACAGATCATATCTTATTCAGCTTGTCTCTTTCAGTGTTTTCTATATTACTCTTTAAACAGTTCAGAGTTCTTACTGTTGGCAGCCATGTCCTATGACAGATATGTGTCTATATGTAAACCTCTGCAATATCACACTATCATGAGAAAAACAACAGTCCGCATCTTTCTGGGTGTAGCTTGGTTTGCGCCTGCTTGTCAGATTGCAGTTACAGTATCAATTGGGGCCCTTGCTAAACTCTGTAACTTTACTTTGAAAGGGATCTTTTgcaataatttaatttacaaacTTCACTGTGTGAGCTCAATAGGACTCACTGTGTACGGTTTGAGTATCTTTTTCAATGTTACAATTCTCCCTTTGGCTTTCATAATCTTTTCATACACAAAGATATTCATTGTACTGTACCACAGTTGTAGAGAAGTGAGGAtgaaagctgcacagacctGCATACCTCATCTGTTGGTTTTAAtcagcttttcttttctgtttacTTATGATATTGTTATAGTTAAACTGGAAATTGAGTTTCCAAAAACTACACATTTAATAATGACTTTACAAGTGATTTTGTATCATCCTCTGTTAAATCCAATCATTTACGGACTCAAAATGAAAGAGATTAATAAACACATAAAGAGGTTGTTCTGTctaaataaactgaaaaaatgtatcaacataTGA